From one Methylomonas paludis genomic stretch:
- the smc gene encoding chromosome segregation protein SMC — protein sequence MKLEKIKLAGFKSFVDPTTIPINGNLTAIVGPNGCGKSNIIDAVRWVMGESSAKHLRGGNMADVIFNGSSGRKPVSVASVELVFDNSEGKAAGEYAKYQSISIKRQVSRDGQSLFMLNGARCRRKDITDLFLGTGLGSRSYAIIEQGTISRMVEAKPEELRVHIEEAAGISKYKERRSETETRMRHTRENLERLDDLREEVDKQIKNLAKQAQKAEKYTELKKRERLLKQQLLAMRWQSFQAAASGLEAKLQQVAAEHNRLFVLLRELDAGINSKRDAQKHQQQHLDSLQAEYYSVVSAAGRLEQSIQHHQNSHAETLTEISRLQEQAQLAKLQCQEDSQQLEEIRQTLLEAEETMLIAKEREEDALIQQEDTQTQKQRWQQQWETFLAENAKYREQAEVQRVRLLQMDSQQRQYQQRLEKLHSERSQLQDSQLQFELETLDSTLEMLETERSALQQQLQAELQQISLLRPTIKQTQDTLHQRRAELQGINGKIAALELLQQHAMGKDKKDLTVWLEQVGILQQPRLAEFLEVETGWETALETVLGSYLEAICLDSADDILHELHKLSRQSLTVFETAAAPQSQSGGSDLLSKVRCRWDLSGLLNGIYCAETIPQARAMQLAGHESVIVADGTWLGRHWIRISRGSDSKAGVLHREKELRDLKQAQQTLQLAIEADEEQLAVAEQALHAAEAGREQYQRQEKLLSGEYAAKTAEHSAQSARLEQQQQRLNQLAHEIAEISAEAQENAELSAAAELQKQDAEQALAEMVAEKSALEQLNQQLQNRQQDSNAGLDEARRHLHRLHAQIESLKSSEILTVKQLERLQLQNQQAADRISELQQKLQVHVAPLDEEKQELAALLEQKQQFETRLQASRQSQTLNENNVDELSRQYAQAQTDLEKQKAALDSLRFEQQDSRVRQQTVEEQLKEVNADVAAILANLPDDAAEPSWKRALDELSTEIEKLGSINLTAIEEYQTQSERMAFLNEQHLDLTQALLTLDQAISKIDKESRQRFQETFDKINSGLKEKFPRLFGGGQAYLELSEPDVLEAGVNIIARPPGKRNSSIHLLSGGEKALTAVALVFSIFELNPAPFCLLDEVDAPLDDANVVRFSKMVEDMAATVQFLYISHNKVTMEIAKHLAGVTMKEPGVSRMVAVDIEEAVSMAEN from the coding sequence ATGAAGCTGGAAAAAATCAAACTTGCGGGTTTTAAATCCTTCGTCGATCCCACCACCATACCGATAAACGGCAACCTGACTGCAATAGTTGGCCCCAACGGTTGCGGTAAGTCGAACATTATTGATGCGGTGCGCTGGGTAATGGGCGAGAGCTCTGCCAAACATTTGCGCGGCGGCAATATGGCAGATGTGATATTCAACGGCTCATCCGGGCGCAAACCAGTCAGCGTGGCTTCTGTGGAACTGGTGTTCGATAATAGCGAAGGCAAGGCCGCCGGTGAATACGCCAAATACCAGAGCATCTCCATCAAACGCCAAGTCAGCCGCGATGGTCAGTCGCTATTCATGCTGAATGGCGCCCGCTGCCGACGCAAAGATATTACCGATTTGTTTCTGGGCACTGGCCTGGGTTCGCGCAGTTATGCCATCATCGAACAAGGCACCATCTCACGGATGGTGGAAGCCAAACCCGAAGAGCTGCGGGTACATATCGAAGAAGCCGCCGGCATATCCAAATACAAAGAACGCCGCTCGGAAACCGAAACCCGGATGCGTCATACCCGCGAAAACCTGGAACGTCTCGACGATCTGCGCGAAGAAGTGGACAAACAGATTAAAAATCTGGCCAAGCAAGCCCAAAAAGCCGAAAAGTATACCGAACTCAAAAAACGCGAACGTCTGTTAAAACAGCAATTACTGGCTATGCGCTGGCAGAGCTTCCAGGCTGCTGCCAGCGGTTTGGAAGCCAAATTGCAACAAGTAGCCGCAGAACATAATCGACTGTTCGTGTTACTGCGTGAGCTGGACGCCGGCATTAACAGCAAGCGCGATGCCCAGAAACACCAGCAACAGCATCTGGACAGCCTGCAGGCAGAATATTACAGCGTGGTCTCGGCTGCCGGTCGTCTGGAACAATCCATCCAGCATCATCAAAACTCCCACGCCGAAACCCTCACCGAAATCAGCCGCTTACAGGAACAGGCTCAACTAGCCAAGCTACAATGTCAGGAGGATAGTCAGCAGCTCGAAGAAATTCGCCAAACCTTGTTGGAAGCGGAAGAAACCATGCTGATTGCCAAGGAACGCGAAGAAGATGCCCTGATCCAGCAAGAAGATACCCAAACCCAGAAGCAGCGCTGGCAGCAACAATGGGAAACCTTTCTGGCAGAAAATGCCAAATACCGCGAACAAGCCGAAGTACAACGCGTCAGATTGCTACAGATGGATAGTCAGCAACGCCAGTACCAGCAGCGTCTGGAAAAATTACACAGCGAGCGCAGCCAGTTGCAGGACAGCCAGTTACAGTTTGAACTGGAAACCTTGGACAGCACCCTGGAAATGCTGGAAACCGAACGCAGCGCCCTGCAGCAGCAATTACAGGCCGAACTGCAACAGATCAGCCTGCTCAGACCGACCATTAAACAAACCCAGGATACCCTGCATCAGCGTCGCGCCGAATTGCAGGGCATCAACGGCAAAATCGCCGCACTGGAATTATTGCAGCAACATGCCATGGGCAAGGATAAAAAAGATTTAACGGTCTGGCTGGAACAGGTCGGCATATTACAACAACCCCGATTGGCCGAATTTCTGGAAGTGGAAACCGGTTGGGAAACGGCGTTGGAAACAGTATTAGGCAGTTATCTGGAAGCCATTTGTCTGGATAGCGCCGATGACATTCTGCATGAATTGCACAAACTCAGCCGCCAGTCCCTGACCGTTTTTGAAACTGCCGCAGCCCCACAGTCCCAGTCCGGCGGTAGCGATCTGCTCAGCAAAGTCCGGTGTCGCTGGGATTTGTCCGGCCTGTTAAACGGCATTTATTGTGCCGAAACCATTCCCCAAGCCAGAGCCATGCAACTGGCCGGACATGAATCCGTGATAGTGGCCGATGGTACCTGGCTGGGCCGGCATTGGATCAGAATCAGCCGTGGCAGTGACAGTAAAGCCGGGGTATTGCATCGCGAAAAAGAATTAAGAGACTTAAAACAGGCTCAGCAGACCCTGCAACTGGCGATAGAGGCTGACGAAGAACAATTGGCTGTTGCTGAACAGGCTTTGCACGCCGCAGAAGCGGGTCGGGAGCAATACCAGCGCCAGGAAAAGCTTTTGAGTGGCGAGTATGCCGCCAAAACAGCCGAACATAGCGCCCAATCGGCACGTCTGGAACAGCAGCAGCAACGCTTAAACCAACTTGCGCATGAAATAGCTGAAATCAGCGCCGAAGCCCAAGAAAATGCTGAACTAAGCGCCGCCGCAGAACTGCAGAAACAGGATGCAGAACAGGCTTTGGCCGAAATGGTGGCGGAAAAATCCGCACTGGAACAACTTAACCAGCAACTGCAGAATCGCCAGCAGGACAGCAATGCCGGTCTGGATGAAGCCCGCCGCCATCTGCATCGATTACACGCCCAAATCGAATCACTTAAATCATCTGAAATTCTCACGGTCAAACAGCTTGAGCGCCTGCAATTGCAAAATCAGCAGGCGGCTGATCGTATCAGCGAGCTCCAGCAAAAACTTCAGGTGCATGTCGCGCCGCTGGATGAGGAAAAACAGGAACTGGCAGCTTTACTGGAGCAAAAACAGCAGTTCGAGACCCGATTGCAAGCCAGCCGCCAATCCCAAACCCTGAATGAAAATAATGTCGACGAATTAAGCCGGCAATATGCCCAAGCCCAAACCGATCTGGAAAAACAGAAAGCAGCGCTGGATAGCTTGCGTTTTGAACAGCAGGATAGCCGGGTGCGTCAGCAAACCGTGGAAGAACAGCTCAAAGAAGTCAATGCCGATGTCGCCGCCATTCTCGCCAATCTGCCGGACGATGCCGCAGAACCCAGTTGGAAACGTGCGCTGGATGAATTAAGCACAGAGATCGAAAAACTCGGCTCTATCAATTTAACCGCCATTGAGGAATACCAGACTCAATCGGAACGCATGGCGTTTTTGAATGAGCAGCATCTGGATTTAACCCAAGCCTTGCTTACCCTGGATCAGGCCATTAGTAAAATTGATAAAGAAAGCCGCCAACGTTTCCAGGAAACCTTCGATAAAATTAATAGCGGCCTCAAAGAAAAGTTTCCGCGTTTGTTTGGTGGCGGTCAGGCTTATCTGGAATTAAGCGAACCGGATGTGTTGGAAGCCGGTGTCAACATCATTGCCCGGCCACCCGGCAAACGCAACAGCTCCATCCATTTATTATCCGGTGGCGAGAAGGCCCTCACAGCAGTGGCACTGGTGTTTTCCATCTTTGAACTTAATCCCGCTCCGTTTTGCCTGCTGGACGAGGTCGATGCGCCGCTGGATGATGCCAATGTGGTACGCTTCTCAAAGATGGTGGAAGACATGGCAGCCACAGTACAGTTTTTATATATTTCACACAATAAAGTCACAATGGAAATTGCAAAACATTTGGCAGGTGTTACCATGAAGGAGCCTGGCGTGTCCAGAATGGTAGCAGTTGATATTGAAGAAGCGGTTAGCATGGCAGAAAACTAA
- the purE gene encoding 5-(carboxyamino)imidazole ribonucleotide mutase — MTALIGIIMGSSSDWETMQHAAQTLEHLGIPHEVEVISAHRTPDKLFQYAENAADLGLEVIIAGAGGAAHLPGMTAAKTVLPVLGVPVQSKALNGMDSLLSIVQMPAGIPVGTLAIGKPGAINAALLAAAIVSNKHPQFRAALDNYRRQQTETVLASPDPRQV; from the coding sequence ATGACCGCATTGATAGGCATTATCATGGGTTCCTCAAGCGACTGGGAAACAATGCAGCATGCTGCGCAAACCCTGGAACATCTTGGTATACCGCATGAGGTCGAGGTCATATCCGCTCACCGGACTCCGGACAAATTATTTCAGTATGCCGAAAATGCCGCAGACCTAGGTCTGGAGGTGATTATTGCCGGTGCCGGTGGTGCCGCGCATTTGCCGGGCATGACTGCCGCAAAAACTGTTTTGCCGGTACTGGGTGTGCCAGTACAATCCAAGGCGTTAAACGGCATGGATTCTTTATTATCCATTGTACAAATGCCGGCCGGAATCCCGGTGGGTACTTTGGCAATCGGCAAGCCGGGCGCGATTAACGCGGCTTTGTTGGCTGCCGCCATTGTCAGTAATAAACACCCGCAGTTCCGGGCCGCACTGGATAATTATCGCCGCCAGCAAACTGAAACCGTTTTGGCTAGCCCAGATCCCAGACAGGTGTAA
- a CDS encoding 5-(carboxyamino)imidazole ribonucleotide synthase — protein MKIGILGGGQLARMIALAGYPLGLKFIVLDPDPNAGAGGLSEHLHGAYDDPQLLAELAEKADIVTYEFENVPADVAAFLSSHTTVYPPANALAVAQDRLLEKNFFRELGIGTAPYRAIDSLADLEQAMPEIGYPAILKSRRMGYDGKGQALLHSAQDLAAAWESVAGVPCIVEGFVGFSREVSIIAARSPSGHIVFYPLSENRHKGGILRIAECRNNDALQAQAENHVRLLLERLGYVGVVALELFDVDGELLANEFAPRVHNSGHWTIEGAETSQFENHLRAILDLPLGSTKPRGLAAMVNFIGGLAPDPAVLALADSHLHLYDKEPRKGRKVAHATVRSDDGIIYAETLEKLRLLAEAVDDS, from the coding sequence ATGAAAATAGGTATTTTAGGTGGCGGTCAGCTCGCCAGAATGATCGCTTTGGCCGGCTATCCGCTAGGATTGAAATTCATAGTGCTGGATCCCGATCCAAATGCAGGAGCCGGTGGCTTGAGTGAACACTTGCACGGTGCATATGACGATCCGCAGCTATTGGCTGAGCTCGCCGAGAAAGCCGATATTGTTACTTATGAGTTTGAAAATGTGCCAGCTGATGTTGCGGCCTTTTTAAGCAGTCATACCACTGTTTATCCACCAGCCAATGCTTTGGCTGTTGCTCAGGACAGGTTGTTGGAGAAGAATTTCTTTCGGGAATTGGGCATAGGCACTGCGCCTTACCGTGCTATCGATAGCCTTGCAGATTTAGAGCAAGCCATGCCTGAGATTGGTTATCCAGCCATTTTAAAAAGCCGGCGCATGGGTTATGACGGTAAAGGCCAGGCTTTATTGCATTCGGCGCAAGATCTTGCTGCTGCCTGGGAAAGTGTGGCTGGAGTGCCCTGTATTGTGGAAGGTTTTGTCGGTTTCAGCCGCGAAGTTTCGATTATTGCCGCCCGCAGCCCTTCCGGACATATTGTGTTTTATCCGCTCTCTGAGAATCGTCACAAAGGCGGCATTTTGCGGATTGCTGAATGCCGCAACAATGATGCGCTGCAGGCCCAGGCTGAGAATCATGTCCGGCTGTTGCTGGAAAGGCTGGGCTATGTTGGCGTTGTCGCGCTGGAATTGTTTGATGTAGATGGAGAGCTGCTGGCCAACGAGTTTGCTCCCAGAGTCCATAATTCCGGACATTGGACGATAGAAGGCGCTGAAACCAGTCAGTTTGAAAATCATTTACGGGCCATTCTGGATTTGCCGCTAGGCTCTACCAAACCACGCGGATTGGCGGCTATGGTTAATTTTATTGGTGGTTTGGCTCCAGACCCGGCTGTGCTGGCTCTGGCGGATAGCCATTTACATCTTTACGATAAAGAACCACGTAAAGGCCGTAAAGTGGCGCATGCCACAGTGCGCAGCGATGATGGGATTATTTATGCGGAAACTCTGGAAAAGCTGCGCTTACTGGCTGAAGCTGTAGACGATTCTTAA
- a CDS encoding WecB/TagA/CpsF family glycosyltransferase, which translates to MNTHKKLVSAFWMLPSFWVYPSLVQASKVMEGKSFNDSLVLRYADNIAFEKPAVSLRTTKTGKATPEIQDILGTKFPIMSYEKLLTIFQGWINAAGSHQVCIANVHTVVTCLTDKNLRSICNNALTTMDGQPLVWYANLINKSAVEGRVCGPDLMEKCLDEGRQQNWKHFFLGGKDYVLNDLLEATRQRFPGVDIVGWNSPPFRALTAEEDQQLVDQINAAKPDFLWVGLGAPKQEKWIAEHLDRINVPVQIGVGAAFAFHSGHVVRAPDWMQKYGLEWLYRMFKERRLVKRYLSTNPTFLLLFARDLLLKRLFRSRSTRA; encoded by the coding sequence ATGAATACCCACAAAAAACTCGTATCAGCATTTTGGATGCTACCAAGCTTTTGGGTCTATCCATCATTGGTTCAGGCCAGCAAGGTAATGGAAGGAAAGTCCTTTAATGACAGTCTGGTACTCCGTTATGCAGACAATATCGCCTTTGAAAAGCCGGCTGTGAGCTTGCGCACCACCAAAACCGGTAAGGCCACACCAGAAATTCAAGATATTCTGGGTACCAAGTTCCCGATAATGAGTTATGAAAAATTATTAACCATTTTCCAAGGTTGGATCAATGCTGCCGGCTCCCATCAAGTTTGCATAGCCAATGTCCATACAGTAGTAACCTGCCTGACCGATAAAAACCTGCGCAGCATCTGCAATAATGCCTTAACTACCATGGATGGTCAGCCCTTGGTTTGGTATGCCAACCTCATCAATAAATCTGCAGTAGAAGGCCGGGTATGTGGGCCCGACCTGATGGAAAAATGCCTGGATGAAGGTCGCCAGCAAAACTGGAAGCATTTCTTCTTGGGGGGTAAGGATTATGTGCTTAACGATTTGCTTGAAGCCACCCGGCAACGTTTTCCCGGTGTTGATATAGTAGGCTGGAATTCACCACCGTTCCGGGCCTTAACTGCCGAAGAAGATCAGCAACTGGTCGATCAAATCAACGCAGCTAAACCGGATTTCTTATGGGTGGGTCTGGGTGCCCCAAAACAGGAAAAATGGATAGCCGAGCATCTGGATCGGATTAATGTACCGGTACAGATAGGCGTAGGCGCAGCTTTTGCCTTTCATTCCGGCCATGTAGTGCGTGCCCCCGATTGGATGCAAAAATACGGTCTGGAATGGTTGTATCGCATGTTCAAAGAAAGACGCTTGGTCAAACGGTATCTGAGTACCAATCCAACATTCTTATTATTGTTTGCCAGAGATCTTCTGCTGAAAAGATTGTTTAGATCAAGATCGACGCGTGCTTAA
- the tsaB gene encoding tRNA (adenosine(37)-N6)-threonylcarbamoyltransferase complex dimerization subunit type 1 TsaB gives MKILAVETSTDACSAALFVDGSIQEKFTVQPRAHTKLILAMIDQLLADAQINPQQLDALALSRGPGSFTGVRIAAGVVQGIAYGADLPVVPVSTLAAMAQDCFNRHPLVQMAYTALDARMDEIFWGVYSRNSLGMAELTGLEAVTPVTALIFPDAPGYGVGSGWLAHRSALTDNLGQRILAVEAEVYPRAAAVAQLGAYGYAQGQAVNVEQAMPVYLRDKVASTQAERSLAAKPQ, from the coding sequence TTGAAAATATTAGCAGTAGAAACCTCCACAGACGCCTGTTCGGCAGCCTTATTTGTGGATGGCAGCATCCAGGAAAAATTTACTGTTCAACCCAGAGCCCATACCAAACTGATATTGGCGATGATAGATCAATTACTGGCTGATGCCCAAATTAACCCCCAGCAACTGGATGCACTGGCCTTAAGTCGCGGCCCCGGCTCATTTACCGGAGTACGCATTGCCGCAGGTGTCGTGCAGGGCATAGCTTATGGCGCAGACTTGCCGGTAGTCCCGGTATCCACCCTGGCAGCAATGGCCCAGGACTGCTTTAACAGACATCCTCTCGTGCAGATGGCTTACACCGCTCTGGATGCGCGTATGGATGAAATTTTTTGGGGGGTCTATTCACGTAACAGTCTGGGTATGGCAGAATTAACCGGACTGGAAGCAGTTACCCCAGTCACTGCACTGATTTTCCCGGATGCTCCCGGTTATGGGGTAGGCTCAGGCTGGCTGGCACATAGATCGGCCTTGACGGACAATCTGGGGCAGCGTATTCTGGCTGTGGAGGCAGAAGTTTATCCAAGAGCCGCCGCCGTAGCTCAATTAGGCGCTTATGGTTATGCCCAAGGTCAGGCCGTGAATGTTGAACAGGCCATGCCGGTATACTTGCGCGACAAAGTGGCCAGTACCCAGGCCGAGAGAAGTCTGGCAGCAAAACCCCAGTAG
- a CDS encoding ATP-dependent DNA helicase — protein MSQLADVFNSDGALAKVVNGYIPRAGQQEMAEKIAAAIGNQQHLIAEAGTGTGKTFAYLIPAILSLKKVIVSTGTKNLQDQLFNKDIPIIRKALPNRPFKASLLKGRANYLCIYRLDQALNTAFGYAQEEAAALAQIKAWSQRTVNGDISEAADVQDNDPVWYHATSTTDNCLGQECPVYADCFLTKARKQAQESDIIVVNHHLLCADWSIRETGFGELLPNAEVVVIDEAHQLSDVASNFLGVNLSGKQLADLASDTLAEFLTDAKDMPDLRQASEDLQHQIKELRLAFDLEIRRGDWQDIVGNPKITGALIDLQTQLKRLTAALAPAAVRSKGLESCYDRAAALDEQLYTLIHDQDGQWIKWYETFSKSFTLSRTPLDIAKAFRSFMQLHKATWIFTSATLSVANNFRHFSSNLGLNGAECQSWDSPFDYPQQSLFYHPKGLPSPSDPEFTDKIIQFVIPVLEASRGRAFFLFTSHKALQRTAKLLEGKISYPLLVQGTRSKGLLLEQFKEMGHAVLLATASFWEGVDVRGDALSCVIIDKLPFASPGDPVLKARMQAMEQQGRNPFFEYQLPNAIIMLRQGVGRLIRDVNDRGVLMVCDPRLLKRSYGQMFLDSVPAMQRSRDIEDVRRFFAVENQS, from the coding sequence GTGAGTCAGCTTGCCGATGTCTTTAATAGTGACGGCGCATTGGCCAAGGTAGTCAACGGCTATATTCCCCGCGCCGGTCAGCAGGAAATGGCAGAAAAAATTGCCGCCGCCATCGGTAATCAGCAGCACCTGATTGCCGAAGCCGGCACCGGCACCGGTAAAACCTTTGCCTATCTGATTCCGGCAATCTTATCGCTTAAAAAAGTCATCGTCTCTACCGGCACCAAAAACCTGCAGGATCAATTATTTAACAAAGATATTCCCATTATTCGCAAAGCCCTGCCAAATCGGCCATTCAAAGCCAGTTTACTGAAAGGCCGCGCCAATTATCTGTGTATTTACCGGCTGGATCAGGCTCTGAACACCGCATTCGGCTACGCACAAGAAGAAGCCGCTGCGCTGGCCCAAATCAAAGCCTGGTCGCAACGCACAGTAAACGGCGATATTTCCGAAGCCGCCGATGTACAGGATAACGATCCTGTCTGGTATCACGCTACCTCGACTACCGATAACTGCCTGGGTCAGGAATGCCCTGTGTATGCCGACTGCTTTTTGACTAAAGCCCGCAAACAGGCTCAAGAATCCGACATCATCGTGGTCAACCACCACCTATTATGTGCCGACTGGTCTATCCGCGAAACCGGGTTTGGCGAACTATTACCCAACGCCGAAGTAGTAGTGATAGATGAAGCCCACCAACTCTCCGATGTGGCATCCAATTTTTTAGGCGTAAATCTCAGCGGCAAGCAACTGGCCGATCTGGCCAGTGATACCCTGGCCGAATTTCTCACCGATGCCAAAGATATGCCGGATCTGCGTCAGGCCAGCGAAGACCTGCAACATCAAATCAAAGAATTGCGCCTGGCGTTTGATCTGGAAATACGCCGAGGCGACTGGCAGGATATAGTCGGCAATCCCAAAATCACTGGAGCCTTGATCGACCTGCAAACCCAGCTCAAGCGCCTGACGGCAGCGCTGGCGCCGGCAGCAGTGCGCAGCAAAGGTCTGGAATCCTGCTATGACCGCGCTGCAGCTCTGGACGAACAGCTCTATACCCTGATTCACGATCAGGATGGACAGTGGATCAAATGGTACGAAACCTTCAGTAAGTCGTTTACCCTAAGCCGTACCCCGTTGGATATAGCTAAAGCCTTTCGCAGCTTTATGCAACTACACAAAGCCACCTGGATATTTACCTCAGCCACCTTAAGCGTCGCCAACAATTTTCGGCATTTTTCCAGCAACTTAGGCTTGAATGGCGCAGAGTGTCAAAGCTGGGACAGCCCGTTTGACTATCCACAGCAAAGCCTGTTTTATCATCCCAAAGGCTTACCGTCACCCAGTGATCCCGAATTTACCGATAAGATCATTCAGTTTGTCATACCGGTACTGGAGGCCAGCCGTGGCCGGGCCTTTTTTCTATTTACCAGCCATAAAGCCCTGCAACGCACCGCCAAATTGCTGGAAGGTAAAATCAGCTATCCTCTGCTGGTGCAAGGCACTCGTTCCAAAGGCTTGTTGCTGGAACAATTCAAAGAAATGGGGCACGCAGTATTACTGGCAACCGCCAGTTTCTGGGAGGGTGTGGATGTACGCGGTGATGCCTTATCCTGCGTCATAATCGATAAATTGCCGTTTGCCTCGCCCGGCGACCCGGTACTCAAAGCACGCATGCAGGCTATGGAACAACAGGGCCGCAATCCGTTTTTTGAATATCAACTACCCAATGCCATCATCATGTTGCGTCAAGGCGTCGGCAGATTGATACGCGACGTCAACGATCGCGGCGTATTAATGGTCTGTGACCCACGGCTGCTCAAACGCAGTTATGGGCAGATGTTTCTGGATAGCGTACCCGCCATGCAACGTAGTCGCGATATTGAAGACGTCAGACGTTTTTTTGCCGTAGAGAATCAATCTTGA
- a CDS encoding tetratricopeptide repeat protein yields MNHKILLAVLPVLFLTSACSFFGSEPPAPVKVAPKVTSAKKPILPSKPNISKTTPGTATYAIEPPHNSFKVESSTSSFHAEPMTLPTPVETPTVPVTPAITPPVAGQAGAVAATAATSGLIAAANPSPSAPPPLQIALEDAAIPAGTSPAVVALITQSDRESNKGDLDGAVVVMERALRIDSRNPTLTYKLAQLRIKQAKPQLAEELAGKAALLAGNNLDLKRKSWLLIAESRQMQHDYPGAKAAKLKADSFFGH; encoded by the coding sequence ATGAACCATAAAATCTTATTGGCGGTATTGCCCGTTTTATTTCTTACCAGTGCGTGCAGTTTTTTCGGTTCCGAACCCCCGGCTCCGGTCAAGGTGGCACCCAAAGTCACCAGTGCAAAAAAACCGATACTGCCCAGCAAACCCAATATCAGCAAAACCACGCCAGGCACCGCCACCTATGCGATAGAGCCACCGCACAACAGTTTTAAAGTCGAGTCCAGCACGTCGAGTTTTCATGCAGAACCCATGACTTTGCCCACACCGGTTGAAACGCCCACTGTGCCGGTCACCCCGGCAATAACGCCGCCGGTAGCCGGCCAAGCTGGAGCGGTTGCAGCAACTGCAGCAACATCCGGGTTAATAGCCGCAGCAAACCCCAGCCCCAGCGCACCGCCGCCTTTACAGATAGCACTGGAAGATGCTGCCATACCGGCCGGAACATCACCAGCTGTGGTGGCGTTAATTACTCAATCCGATCGTGAGAGCAACAAAGGTGATTTGGATGGCGCCGTAGTCGTCATGGAGCGGGCTTTACGCATTGATTCCCGCAATCCCACGTTAACCTACAAACTCGCCCAATTGCGTATCAAGCAGGCCAAACCCCAACTGGCGGAAGAACTGGCTGGAAAAGCGGCCTTACTGGCCGGCAATAACCTTGATTTAAAACGTAAAAGCTGGTTATTAATTGCCGAATCCAGACAAATGCAACACGATTATCCCGGAGCTAAAGCAGCCAAGCTCAAAGCAGACAGCTTTTTCGGCCATTAA
- a CDS encoding alpha/beta hydrolase — protein sequence MAKLVIYNHGKDSIPWGEKPLALAQAAKQQGFEFISPDYRPGNEPDIRVRQLLAIDVSAYQTVVLAGSSMGGYVATVAAENIQPQGLFLIAPAFYLPGYARTTFNPAAADIEVFHGWQDNVVPPENVWRFCQTHHARLNMRDADHRLLSILPEMQQNFADFLQRY from the coding sequence ATGGCAAAATTAGTAATTTATAATCACGGTAAAGACAGCATACCCTGGGGAGAGAAACCCCTGGCGCTGGCCCAGGCCGCCAAACAGCAGGGTTTTGAATTTATCAGCCCGGATTACCGGCCCGGCAATGAGCCGGATATCCGAGTTCGGCAACTATTGGCAATAGATGTGTCGGCCTATCAAACAGTGGTGCTGGCTGGTTCCAGTATGGGCGGATATGTCGCCACCGTGGCTGCAGAAAATATTCAGCCCCAAGGCCTGTTTTTGATTGCCCCGGCTTTTTATCTGCCGGGCTATGCCAGAACCACATTTAATCCCGCAGCAGCCGATATAGAAGTATTTCACGGCTGGCAGGATAATGTAGTGCCGCCGGAAAATGTCTGGCGATTTTGCCAGACCCATCATGCCCGGTTAAATATGCGTGATGCCGATCATCGTTTATTGAGCATCTTGCCGGAAATGCAGCAGAATTTTGCCGACTTTCTGCAACGCTATTGA